The window CTTTCAAACCTGATTTTGTCCTTCGAGTTAATGAGACAGGCCCAATAAAAAAGGACCAGTAAAATTAACTTCCGCATTGCGGCAGAACGTAACGGAGCAAAAGCCCGCGCCGAAGGCGCATAAAAGGGATGCAAGGGTGTGAGCCCTTGCCCGCCGGAGGCGAAATCATCCGATCATTGCCGCGAAGCGGCTTTCAAACCTGCCTTTCCTCTTCAAAGAGTCAAGCAGACTCCCCCCCCAAAAAAAAGAAGGGGGAACGTCGCCGTTCCCCCTTCATGCCTTTCGATGCAGTTCGTCTACATTTCGATGCGAATGGTTTCGGGGCTTAGTTTACGTTCCAGCCGCTTGGCGTAAAGACTCATGAAGTAGCTGAAGACGAAGTAGAGCACGGCCACCGTGGTGTAGATTTCGAAGGGATAGATCATGATTCGGTTGTTGATGGCGTAGGCCGCGCGGGTCAGCTCCATGACGCCGATGATATAGGCCAGGGACGTGTCCTTGAAAGCGGCGATGAACATGCCGACCAGGGCGGGGAGCATTTGCTTGAGCGCCTGGGGCAGGATGATCTTGCGCATGGTCTGGAAGTACGTCAGGCCGGATGCCTTGGCCGCTTCCACCTGCCCGGGCGGGATATTCTCGATGCCGCCGCGCACGGTCTCGGCGATGTACGCTCCGAAGAAGAAGGTCATGGCGATGGTGGCGGCCCAGAACGCCTGGACGTCTACCTTGAAGACGAATTCGAGAATCGCCTGGTAGAACCAGAGGATGACCAGGATGAGCGGCACGCCCCGGATAAGCTCGATGTACAGTATGCAGGGGATGCGGAAGACGCGGTTCTTGGCCGTGCGCCCCATGCCGACCGCGAGCCCTATGATGAAGCTGCCCGCGATGGAGATGGCGGCCATGAGCAGGGAGCTGGCCAGCCCGCCCAGTCCGAAGCAGAACTCGGTCTCGTCGCCTTCGGGAAAACGCCAGATGAGCAGGGTCTTGAAGTTGGCTCCGATGATTTCCCAGTTGAAGTGGATAAGGGCCATGACGACCATGTAGAGGACGTAGGCGAGGGCGGCCACGAAGAAAATTTTGAGGGCCTTTATCAGATTTCTGCCCAGTCTGTTCAACGCCTGCTTGAGCGGGGAGACGGTGCGCTGGTCCGGGCTCTTGCGGAAATACCAGAAGATGTATTCGAGTTTGCGTCCCAGGAAGTCGAACGGCCAGAAGAGAACATCGGCCACCCTGCGCAGGGGGGTGATCCTGTCGCGGGGCATGATCTTGAGGCGTTCGTTGACGATGTAGAGGATGCCCGCGATGGACAGGGACAGGCCGAGATAGACCAGCGTGGCCACGGAAAAGGCCTCGAAGGTCCGGTAGGTCAGGGAGTACACCTCGGTCATGGACCAGCACAGTTCGGACACGCCGATGGTCATGGCCAGGGAGGTGTTCTTCATGTTGTTGAGGAACTCGCTGCCCAGCGGCGGGATGATCTCGCGGAAGGCGAGCGGCAGGATGACCTTGCGCAGGGTCTGAGGGAAGGTCAGTCCCGACGAATAGGAGGCTTCGAGCAGTCCCTTGGGGATGGACTGGATGCCCGCTCGGATGATCTCCGCCATGAACGCGCCGGTGAATATGCCGCAACCCACCGTGGCGCACCAGAACTCGAAGTTCATGTCGAACAGCTTGAAGCGGATTTCCTCCGGGAAGGCGTAGGGCAGGGCGAAGTTCCAGAAAAAGAGCTGGATGAGCAGGGGGGTGTTGCGGAAAAGCTCAACGTAGCTGGTGGCGAACCAGTAGACCGGCTTGAAGGAGGACAGCCGCGCCAGACCGAAGATGGTGCCCATGGCCAGGGCGATGGCCGCCGAGTAAAGCGTGATGGTCAGGGTGGTGTTGATGCCGTTGACCATGAGGTGGCCCATGTGGCCGTACTGGCCTTCTACGGCAAACACGGCCCAGTCGAAATCGTATTTGAATTCGAAGACGAAGGCGAAATAGTAGACCACCAGGCCGGTCAGGGCCAGGAGGGCCAGGTTTTGGACCCAGATTTTTTCGAAATACCGTTTAAACATCGTGCTCTTTTGAGGAAAGAGGGTCCCGGAGCGGAAGGCTCCGGGACCCGATTGTCATGCTTCGGGAAAAGGGCCTACGGCCACATTTCGATCTTGGAAGTCAGCGGGAACGGATACTGGGAGTTCGGGCCGAACCACTTGTCGTAGATCTTCAGGTAGGTGCCGTCCATCCAGATGTCCTGAATGGTGAAGTTGATGGTGTCGCGCCAGGCGGAGTCGTCCTGGGGCAGGCCGACGCCGTAGGGCTCGTCGGAGATGAAGTCGCCGACCAGCTCGAACTGGCCGGGAACCTTGGCGGCGTAACCGAGCAGGATGGTGGAGTCGGTGGTGATGGCCTGGACGCGGCCGGAGCGCAGAGCTTCGAACATGGCGACTTCGCCGTCATAACCGGTGACCTGCGGGTTGGGGTTGCCCAGTTCCTTCAGGTAGGCGGTGGCGTTGACGATGGAGGTGGTGCCCTGCATGGAGCCGACCTTCATGTTGGCCAGGTCCTTGGCGTCCTTGACGGTGCCCTTCTTGGCCAGGAACTTCTGTCCGTCGAAGAAGTAGGTGATGGAGAAGTCGATCTTTTCGTCGCGCACGCGCTTGTGGGTCATGTTGGACAGGACCATGTCGACCTTGGGCGGGTTGGTCTGGACGAAGGAGATGCGGGTGTTGTTGTTGACCACGACCTTTTCGAGCTTGCAGCCGAGGCGTTTGGCGATCTCGGTGGCCATGTCGACATCGAAGCCGACCCACTCGTTCTTGTCGTTGATGAAGCCGAAGGGAATGCCCTGGTTGGACAGACCGGCCTTGAGGACCTTGGTGGACATGACGCGGTCATAGGTGGGACCGGCGAAAGCGACGGATGCAGCCATAACCAGCAGGGCGGCCATGACAGCGATTTTGAGAACTCTCATTTACCTCTCCTATTGTCGAGTTCGTATGAAAAAAGCCCTTGCCGGGCACAATGTCCGGCAAGGGCGAAAATCCGCTAGTGGCTGAGAATCTTGCTGAGAAAATCCTTGGTCCGGTCGGACTGCGGGTTGTGGAAGAATTCCTCGGGCGTGTTTTCTTCGATGAGATACCCGTCGTCCATGAATATGACCCGGTCCGCAACTTCCCGCGCAAACCCCATTTCGTGGGTGACGCAGACCATTGTCATGCCTTCGCGGGCCAGGGACTTCATGACGTCCAGGACCTCGTTGATCATTTCCGGGTCCAGGGCCGACGTGGGTTCGTCGAAGAGCATGATCTTCGGTTGCATGGCCAGGCCCCGCGCGATGGCCACTCGCTGTTGCTGGCCGCCCGAGAGCTGCGACGGATAGGAGCCCGCCTTGTCCGGGATGCCGACTTTCTTGAGCAGGTCCATGCCTATGGCGGTGGCGTCGCCCCGGTTCATGCCCCGGACGAGCGTCGGCGCCAGGGTGATGTTCTCCATGACCGTCATGTGCGGGTAGAGATTGAACTGCTGGAAGACGAAACCTACTTCGGCGCGGAGCAGGGTCATGTTGGTGCGGGGGTCGGAAACGTTCATGCCGTCCACCAGGATGTCGCCTTCCTGGATGGGCTCCAGCCGATTGATGCACCGGATCATGGTGGACTTGCCGGAACCGGAAGGCCCGCAGACCACCACGACTTCCCCCTTGGTCACATTGAGGTTGATATTTTTGAGGACCTGGAAGTCCCCATACCATTTATTGACGCCTCTGAAAGAAATCACTGTGAACTCCGGGAAAGAAATTGGGCAAAAGTCAAGAGGAATTTTTAGCAGAAAAACGGCCGTATAGCAATATAAATTCTGCCCCGGAGGGGTGTCGTGAACAATGTTCAGCGGATTTTTCCGGGAAGAATTCCTCATGAGCGGAGAGAGACGAGCGGACGACGGATCGTCAGCATTCTGTGAAGCTTAGAGCCAGCCCCGCCTCGGAGGTCTCCTTGTACTTCGCGGACATGTCCCGGCCGGTCTGGGCCATGGCCCGGATGGCCTTGTCCAGGTCCACTTTCTGATAGCTTTCATCCAGGGTGGAGGCAATGAGGTAGGCGTTGAACGCCTTGACCGCGCCCATGGCGTTGCGCTCAATGCATGGAATCTGGACGTAGCCTCCCACCGGGTCGCAGGTCAGCCCAAGATGGTGCTCCAAGGCGATTTCGGCGGCGTTTTCCGTGACCTGGAACCGGTAGCCCCTGGCGTAGGCGATCATGGCCGCAGCCATGGTCGAGGCCACGCCCACCTCGCCTTGGCAGCCCACTTCTGCCCCGGAGATGGAGGCGTTGTGCTTGCACAGGAACCCGATGGCGCAGGCGGCCAGCAGCCCCTCGCGCAGTTCCGTCTGCAAGGCTCCCGTGTGGCGCTTGAGCATGAAGATGATGGCCGGGATGACGCCCGCCGCTCCGCAGGTGGGAGCCGTGACCACGCAGTGGCCCGCCGCGTTTTCTTCGGAGGCGGCCAGGGCGTAGGCGTTGAGCGCTTTGATGAAACCGGGACCCTGAAAATATTCCTGCCTTGCCCGGTCGTACATGGCCGCCGCCTTGCGTTGCAGCCCGATGGGGCCGGGCAGCACGCCCGAGGTCTGGATGCCGTTTTCCACGGCCTGCTCCATGACCGCGATGATGTGGTCCAGGCCCATGTATATCTCGTCCTCCGTGGCTCCGGTGATGGACATTTCGTTGGCCAGGATTAGCTCGTGCAGGCGGATGGATTTGGCCCTCAGGTGGGCTTTCAGCTCGGCCATGGTCGAGTATGGATAGACCGGCTCGCCCCGTGAAGGCTCTTTCCATCCATCCCAGCGCAGGAATCCGCCGCCCACGGAATAGTAGGTTCGTTCCAGCAGGATTTTTTCCCCCGCCTTGAGCCGGAAGATAAGGGTGTTCGGGTGGGCGTGGTCATGGTGGATGGCGTCCAGGATGATCCGGGAAGGGGAAAAGGATAGGAGCTTGACGCCCAGATCGAGATCGAAGGGCTTGTTCCCGTCCGCGAACCGCTCAAGGGCGTCGGCCCCGCAGGTGTCGGGCTGGGAGCCGAGCAGGCCGGACATGACGGCCTTCGGCGTGCCGTGCCCTTCGCCCGTGGCGGACAGGGAGCCGAAC is drawn from Desulfovibrio sp. Fe33 and contains these coding sequences:
- a CDS encoding amino acid ABC transporter permease, whose product is MFKRYFEKIWVQNLALLALTGLVVYYFAFVFEFKYDFDWAVFAVEGQYGHMGHLMVNGINTTLTITLYSAAIALAMGTIFGLARLSSFKPVYWFATSYVELFRNTPLLIQLFFWNFALPYAFPEEIRFKLFDMNFEFWCATVGCGIFTGAFMAEIIRAGIQSIPKGLLEASYSSGLTFPQTLRKVILPLAFREIIPPLGSEFLNNMKNTSLAMTIGVSELCWSMTEVYSLTYRTFEAFSVATLVYLGLSLSIAGILYIVNERLKIMPRDRITPLRRVADVLFWPFDFLGRKLEYIFWYFRKSPDQRTVSPLKQALNRLGRNLIKALKIFFVAALAYVLYMVVMALIHFNWEIIGANFKTLLIWRFPEGDETEFCFGLGGLASSLLMAAISIAGSFIIGLAVGMGRTAKNRVFRIPCILYIELIRGVPLILVILWFYQAILEFVFKVDVQAFWAATIAMTFFFGAYIAETVRGGIENIPPGQVEAAKASGLTYFQTMRKIILPQALKQMLPALVGMFIAAFKDTSLAYIIGVMELTRAAYAINNRIMIYPFEIYTTVAVLYFVFSYFMSLYAKRLERKLSPETIRIEM
- a CDS encoding ABC transporter substrate-binding protein, producing the protein MRVLKIAVMAALLVMAASVAFAGPTYDRVMSTKVLKAGLSNQGIPFGFINDKNEWVGFDVDMATEIAKRLGCKLEKVVVNNNTRISFVQTNPPKVDMVLSNMTHKRVRDEKIDFSITYFFDGQKFLAKKGTVKDAKDLANMKVGSMQGTTSIVNATAYLKELGNPNPQVTGYDGEVAMFEALRSGRVQAITTDSTILLGYAAKVPGQFELVGDFISDEPYGVGLPQDDSAWRDTINFTIQDIWMDGTYLKIYDKWFGPNSQYPFPLTSKIEMWP
- a CDS encoding amino acid ABC transporter ATP-binding protein; amino-acid sequence: MISFRGVNKWYGDFQVLKNINLNVTKGEVVVVCGPSGSGKSTMIRCINRLEPIQEGDILVDGMNVSDPRTNMTLLRAEVGFVFQQFNLYPHMTVMENITLAPTLVRGMNRGDATAIGMDLLKKVGIPDKAGSYPSQLSGGQQQRVAIARGLAMQPKIMLFDEPTSALDPEMINEVLDVMKSLAREGMTMVCVTHEMGFAREVADRVIFMDDGYLIEENTPEEFFHNPQSDRTKDFLSKILSH
- a CDS encoding L-serine ammonia-lyase, whose amino-acid sequence is MEPVTTSIFELLKIGPGPSSSHTIGPMKAGYDFMRLIRELPEKDRLAADDLEIRLFGSLSATGEGHGTPKAVMSGLLGSQPDTCGADALERFADGNKPFDLDLGVKLLSFSPSRIILDAIHHDHAHPNTLIFRLKAGEKILLERTYYSVGGGFLRWDGWKEPSRGEPVYPYSTMAELKAHLRAKSIRLHELILANEMSITGATEDEIYMGLDHIIAVMEQAVENGIQTSGVLPGPIGLQRKAAAMYDRARQEYFQGPGFIKALNAYALAASEENAAGHCVVTAPTCGAAGVIPAIIFMLKRHTGALQTELREGLLAACAIGFLCKHNASISGAEVGCQGEVGVASTMAAAMIAYARGYRFQVTENAAEIALEHHLGLTCDPVGGYVQIPCIERNAMGAVKAFNAYLIASTLDESYQKVDLDKAIRAMAQTGRDMSAKYKETSEAGLALSFTEC